From Segatella copri, the proteins below share one genomic window:
- a CDS encoding NfeD family protein → MEYLSHNLWLIWTSVMFICLILELSSGDFYVTCFAIGALISIPVALVGAPFWVQVVVWAICSMLSIWLVRPHLLKSLHKGGEDRRSNADALAGQIGEVTEMIPAGGYGRVKLDGDDWKAEAPHLAEPLAVGDKVRILGHESIILKVEKV, encoded by the coding sequence ATGGAGTATTTATCTCATAACCTTTGGCTGATATGGACATCGGTGATGTTCATCTGCCTCATCTTAGAGTTGTCTTCGGGCGATTTCTATGTTACTTGTTTTGCCATTGGGGCGCTTATCAGCATTCCTGTGGCATTAGTAGGAGCACCTTTCTGGGTGCAGGTAGTGGTTTGGGCTATCTGCTCTATGCTTAGCATCTGGCTGGTTCGTCCGCATCTGCTGAAATCGCTACACAAGGGTGGGGAAGACCGCCGCAGTAATGCCGATGCGCTGGCAGGACAGATAGGGGAAGTGACCGAGATGATTCCTGCCGGAGGATATGGTAGAGTGAAACTGGATGGAGATGATTGGAAAGCGGAAGCTCCGCATCTTGCCGAACCGCTTGCTGTAGGCGATAAGGTTCGAATCTTAGGTCACGAATCTATCATCCTCAAGGTAGAAAAAGTTTAA
- a CDS encoding SPFH domain-containing protein — protein MNIGIYVLVALVALALVVVKKTIVIIPQSETKIIERLGRYFATLKPGINVIIPFIDHAKDIVSMRNGRYVYTNSIDLREQVYDFDRQNVITKDNIQMQINALLYFQIVDPFKSVYEINNLPNAIEKLTQTTLRNIIGEMELDQTLTSRDTINTKLRAVLDDATNKWGIKVNRVELQDITPPESVLQAMEKQMQAERNKRATILTSEGEKEKQRLLSEGEKAAIVNKAEAAKQQAILNAEGEATARIRKAEAEAIAIQKITEAVGQSTNPANYLLAQKYISMMQEVAQGKDNKVVYLPYEATNLLGSIGGIKDLFKG, from the coding sequence ATGAACATAGGAATTTATGTGCTGGTGGCTCTAGTAGCACTTGCACTCGTAGTGGTTAAGAAAACCATCGTCATCATCCCTCAAAGTGAGACGAAAATCATAGAGCGTCTCGGACGATATTTTGCCACGCTCAAGCCGGGTATTAATGTCATCATTCCTTTCATTGACCATGCCAAGGATATTGTGTCTATGAGAAACGGAAGATACGTTTATACAAACAGCATCGACCTTCGTGAACAGGTTTATGACTTCGACCGTCAGAACGTAATCACTAAGGATAATATCCAGATGCAGATAAATGCGTTGCTCTATTTCCAGATTGTGGACCCATTCAAGAGTGTGTATGAAATCAACAATCTGCCAAACGCCATAGAGAAACTGACGCAAACCACCTTGCGTAATATAATAGGTGAGATGGAACTTGACCAGACTCTTACCTCCCGCGATACAATTAACACCAAACTCCGTGCAGTTTTGGATGATGCAACCAATAAGTGGGGAATCAAGGTAAACCGAGTAGAATTGCAGGATATTACACCTCCTGAGAGTGTGCTCCAGGCGATGGAAAAGCAGATGCAGGCTGAACGCAACAAGCGTGCTACTATCCTGACTTCTGAAGGTGAGAAGGAAAAGCAGCGCCTGCTCTCAGAAGGTGAGAAGGCTGCCATCGTGAACAAGGCTGAGGCTGCCAAACAGCAGGCTATCCTGAATGCAGAAGGTGAGGCTACTGCCCGCATCCGTAAGGCTGAGGCCGAGGCTATTGCCATTCAGAAGATTACGGAAGCTGTAGGACAGAGTACGAATCCAGCCAACTATCTCCTGGCCCAGAAATACATCAGCATGATGCAGGAAGTAGCACAGGGTAAGGATAATAAGGTGGTTTATCTGCCATACGAGGCAACCAATCTCTTGGGTTCTATCGGAGGAATCAAAGATCTTTTCAAGGGATAA
- a CDS encoding UDP-N-acetyl glucosamine 2-epimerase, producing the protein MKKICIVAGARPNFIKVAPVIRAIRNAQEAGNEISYQLVYTGKEDDPTLESSLFDDLGIQKPDAYLGVDCPNMNELTGQVMGQFERYLQQNATDVVIVVDDLASTMAVAIVTKKQGVQLAHIAAGTRSFDITMPKEINRLVIDGLSDILFTAGISNNSIANKEGAELSKVYMVGNVLIDNIRFLQSKMQRPEVMDEFHLKEGEYMVLTLNRKAIVNNIDEMKSLISVIDEEARQAGVKVIAPLRGKALGFVLAFKAYQEESNHQSGIQVVQPLDYLSFAYLTAHAKGVITDSGNVAEEATFNGVPCITLNSYTEHIETVKVGTNELVAEDPELLKQSMQKLLKGEWKKAGIPDRWDGRSAERIVQILAE; encoded by the coding sequence ATGAAGAAAATCTGTATCGTTGCAGGTGCAAGACCTAACTTTATCAAGGTTGCGCCCGTAATTAGAGCAATTCGTAATGCTCAGGAAGCTGGTAACGAAATCAGCTATCAGTTGGTTTACACAGGAAAAGAGGATGATCCGACTTTGGAATCTTCTCTTTTCGATGACTTAGGCATTCAGAAACCGGATGCTTATCTCGGCGTAGACTGTCCAAACATGAACGAACTTACCGGACAGGTGATGGGTCAGTTTGAGCGCTATCTGCAGCAGAATGCTACAGATGTTGTCATTGTGGTTGATGATCTGGCTTCAACCATGGCTGTGGCAATTGTCACCAAGAAGCAGGGTGTGCAGCTTGCTCATATTGCAGCCGGAACCCGCAGTTTTGACATTACCATGCCAAAGGAAATCAACCGTCTGGTGATTGATGGCTTGTCAGATATTCTCTTTACCGCTGGCATTTCAAACAACAGCATCGCCAACAAGGAAGGTGCAGAATTGTCTAAGGTTTATATGGTAGGAAATGTGCTTATCGACAACATCCGCTTCCTTCAGTCTAAAATGCAGCGTCCTGAAGTCATGGACGAGTTTCATCTGAAAGAAGGCGAATATATGGTTTTGACCCTGAACCGCAAGGCCATCGTCAATAACATTGATGAGATGAAATCGCTCATTTCTGTCATAGATGAAGAGGCGCGCCAGGCTGGAGTGAAGGTGATTGCTCCGCTTCGAGGCAAAGCCTTGGGCTTCGTGCTCGCATTCAAGGCTTATCAGGAAGAGAGTAATCATCAGAGTGGAATCCAGGTGGTTCAGCCGCTCGATTATCTGTCGTTTGCTTATCTAACAGCTCACGCCAAAGGTGTGATTACCGATTCGGGTAATGTGGCTGAAGAAGCTACCTTCAATGGGGTTCCTTGCATTACGCTCAACAGCTATACTGAGCATATTGAAACTGTAAAGGTGGGTACAAACGAACTGGTTGCTGAAGATCCGGAGTTACTGAAGCAATCTATGCAGAAACTTCTGAAGGGTGAATGGAAGAAAGCGGGCATTCCTGACAGATGGGATGGCCGCTCAGCAGAAAGAATAGTCCAGATTCTCGCTGAATAG